In Nocardioides marinus, one DNA window encodes the following:
- a CDS encoding amidase, whose amino-acid sequence MSELHLLDAAETARRTSAGEVSAVEVARASLERIAALDPGLNAMSQVVATEALAEAESRDTALAAGEPCGPLHGVPVVIKEEVDVAGTVTTFGGEGNSTPAAADAEVVRRLRAAGAVVVGKTTMPEFGAWPYTEGTSRGLTRNPWDPSRTPGGSSGGTAVAVATGMVPVGLGGDGGGSIRIPSAMCGLFGLKPQRGRVTTAPHPHLWWALGTAGPLTRTVLDSAIFYDAVRGNVATDLYAAGDTGSFTEAARTDPGRLRIGWSTEPVTLGVRPDPAHVRAVEATARLLADLGHDVREVDPRYPDPTLAFVPQFFAGIRDEAAMVEHPERLERRTRETRRLGAWVTPRVRDWALRQTEEISGLANRVFDDVDVLLTPTVAHRPPRVGVIDGRGTVGSTLKAMPAIAYCALWNVAGNPAANVPAGLADDGLPIGVQLVGRSNDETTLLSLSAQLEQARPWSFPRW is encoded by the coding sequence ATGAGCGAGCTGCACCTCCTCGACGCTGCCGAGACCGCCCGCCGCACGAGTGCGGGGGAGGTGAGCGCGGTCGAGGTCGCGCGGGCATCCCTGGAGCGGATCGCCGCCCTCGACCCGGGGCTCAACGCGATGTCGCAGGTGGTGGCGACCGAGGCACTGGCCGAGGCCGAGAGCCGGGACACCGCGCTGGCGGCGGGCGAGCCGTGCGGCCCGCTCCACGGCGTACCCGTCGTCATCAAGGAGGAGGTCGACGTCGCCGGTACGGTGACGACCTTCGGCGGCGAGGGCAACAGCACCCCGGCCGCCGCCGACGCCGAGGTGGTGCGCCGGCTTCGCGCGGCCGGCGCGGTCGTCGTGGGCAAGACGACGATGCCCGAGTTCGGGGCGTGGCCCTACACGGAGGGCACCTCGCGCGGCCTGACGCGCAACCCGTGGGACCCCTCGCGCACGCCGGGCGGCTCCAGTGGCGGCACCGCCGTCGCGGTGGCGACCGGCATGGTGCCGGTCGGCCTGGGGGGCGACGGCGGTGGCTCGATCCGCATCCCCAGCGCGATGTGCGGTCTCTTCGGTCTCAAGCCGCAGCGCGGCCGCGTGACGACGGCCCCGCACCCGCACCTATGGTGGGCCCTGGGCACCGCCGGCCCGTTGACCCGCACCGTGCTGGACAGCGCGATCTTCTACGACGCCGTGCGCGGCAACGTCGCGACCGACCTGTACGCCGCCGGCGACACCGGGTCGTTCACCGAGGCGGCGCGCACCGACCCGGGCCGCCTGCGGATCGGCTGGTCCACCGAGCCGGTCACCCTCGGCGTACGCCCCGACCCCGCACACGTACGCGCGGTCGAGGCCACCGCCCGCCTGCTCGCCGACCTCGGCCACGACGTGCGCGAGGTCGACCCGCGCTACCCCGACCCCACGCTGGCGTTCGTGCCGCAGTTCTTCGCCGGCATCCGTGACGAGGCCGCGATGGTCGAGCACCCCGAGCGGCTCGAGCGGCGCACCCGGGAGACCCGCCGCCTCGGGGCGTGGGTGACCCCGCGGGTCCGCGACTGGGCGCTGCGGCAGACCGAGGAGATCTCCGGGCTCGCCAACCGGGTCTTCGACGACGTGGACGTGCTGCTCACACCCACCGTGGCCCACCGCCCGCCCCGGGTCGGGGTGATCGACGGCCGCGGCACGGTCGGCTCGACCCTCAAGGCGATGCCCGCGATCGCGTACTGCGCGCTCTGGAACGTCGCCGGCAACCCCGCCGCCAACGTCCCCGCGGGCCTGGCCGACGACGGCCTCCCGATCGGCGTGCAGCTGGTCGGTCGCAGCAACGACGAGACGACGCTGCTCAGCCTGTCCGCCCAGCTCGAGCAGGCGCGTCCGTGGTCCTTCCCGCGATGGTGA
- a CDS encoding ABC transporter ATP-binding protein yields MSGTPDPRTWRGEAAVDADEAAERLTAGRLGGGSRRLLRELLAPYSGALKLLLLVVVVENAARLSIPYLVKVGIDSGIPPIRTDDDLTPLITVVALVLGATLTQAVARNRFLVMQGLIGQDVLHALRRRVFRHFQALDPQFHDTYTSGRVISRQTSDVDAIYEMLETGFDGLVTAALTLVGTAGILLFLDVELGLVALLCFPFLALLTNWFRKASASSYRVTREKVALVIVHFVESMGGIRAVQAFRREDRNQAIFDDVNDQYRRANLVAFRLVAWFMPGIRLIGNVTIAGVLLYGGYLAYNGDVTVGVLAAFLLYLRQFFEPMMEISQFYNTFQSASAALEKLAGVLEQEPGVPEPTEPTPLGRATGEVRLDHVGFAYVEGRPVLPDLDLVIPAGQTVALVGTTGAGKTTIAKLATRFYDPTSGRVLLDGIDLRELAGDTLRDNVVMVTQENYLFSGSVADNIRFGRPDASLDEVVAAARALGAHEFIEAMPQGYDTEVTNSGGRLSAGQRQLVAFARAFLADPAVLILDEATSSLDIPSERLVQRALRTVLAGRTAVIIAHRLSTVEIADRVLVLEHGRIVEDGSPAELVAGGEGRFAGLHQAWADSLA; encoded by the coding sequence ATGAGCGGCACGCCCGACCCCAGGACCTGGCGCGGCGAGGCCGCGGTCGACGCCGACGAGGCAGCCGAGCGGCTGACCGCCGGCCGGCTCGGCGGAGGCTCCCGCCGCCTCCTGCGCGAGCTGCTGGCGCCGTACTCAGGAGCGCTGAAGCTGCTCCTGCTCGTCGTGGTCGTCGAGAACGCCGCCCGGCTCTCGATCCCCTACCTCGTCAAGGTCGGCATCGACTCCGGCATCCCGCCGATCCGCACCGACGACGACCTCACCCCGCTGATCACCGTGGTCGCCCTGGTGCTGGGCGCCACGCTGACCCAGGCCGTCGCGCGGAACCGGTTCCTGGTGATGCAGGGCCTCATCGGCCAGGACGTCCTGCACGCCCTGCGGCGCCGGGTGTTCCGGCACTTCCAGGCGCTGGACCCGCAGTTCCACGACACCTACACCTCCGGTCGCGTCATCTCGCGGCAGACCTCCGACGTCGACGCGATCTACGAGATGCTCGAGACCGGGTTCGACGGGCTGGTCACGGCAGCGCTCACGCTGGTCGGCACGGCCGGGATCCTGCTGTTCCTCGACGTCGAGCTCGGGCTGGTCGCCCTGCTCTGCTTCCCGTTCCTGGCGCTGCTGACCAACTGGTTCCGCAAGGCCTCGGCGTCCTCCTACCGCGTGACGCGGGAGAAGGTCGCGCTGGTGATCGTGCACTTCGTGGAGTCCATGGGCGGTATCCGTGCGGTGCAGGCGTTCCGTCGCGAGGACCGCAACCAGGCGATCTTCGACGACGTCAACGACCAGTACCGCCGGGCCAACCTGGTGGCCTTCCGCCTCGTCGCGTGGTTCATGCCCGGTATCCGGCTGATCGGCAACGTCACCATCGCCGGGGTGCTGCTCTACGGCGGCTACCTCGCCTACAACGGCGACGTCACCGTCGGCGTGCTGGCCGCGTTCCTGCTCTACCTGCGGCAGTTCTTCGAGCCGATGATGGAGATCAGCCAGTTCTACAACACCTTCCAGTCCGCCTCGGCGGCGCTGGAGAAGCTCGCCGGCGTGCTGGAGCAGGAGCCCGGCGTGCCCGAGCCCACCGAGCCCACGCCGCTGGGCCGCGCGACCGGGGAGGTGCGCCTCGACCACGTCGGGTTCGCCTACGTCGAGGGGCGCCCGGTCCTGCCGGACCTCGACCTGGTGATCCCCGCCGGTCAGACCGTCGCGCTAGTCGGCACCACGGGTGCCGGCAAGACGACGATCGCCAAGCTCGCCACCCGCTTCTACGACCCGACGTCGGGGCGTGTCCTCCTCGACGGCATCGACCTGCGCGAGCTGGCCGGTGACACGCTGCGCGACAACGTGGTGATGGTGACCCAGGAGAACTACCTCTTCTCCGGCAGCGTCGCCGACAACATCCGCTTCGGCCGCCCCGACGCCTCCCTGGACGAGGTGGTCGCGGCGGCCCGGGCGCTGGGGGCGCACGAGTTCATCGAGGCGATGCCGCAGGGCTACGACACCGAGGTGACCAACTCCGGTGGTCGGCTCTCGGCCGGCCAGCGGCAGCTGGTGGCGTTCGCCCGGGCGTTCCTGGCCGACCCGGCTGTGCTGATCCTCGACGAGGCGACGTCGTCGCTCGACATCCCGTCGGAGCGGCTGGTGCAGCGGGCGCTGCGCACGGTGCTGGCCGGCCGGACGGCCGTGATCATCGCCCACCGGCTCTCGACGGTGGAGATCGCCGACCGGGTGCTCGTCCTCGAGCACGGCCGGATCGTCGAGGACGGCAGCCCCGCCGAGCTGGTGGCCGGGGGAGAGGGCCGCTTCGCAGGTCTCCACCAGGCGTGGGCCGACTCGCTGGCCTGA